The Fusobacterium polymorphum genome segment TTTCATTAAAAGCTCATGGAAACTCTGATAGTAGAGCTATAAAAAATGCTTTAAAAGTTGCTAGTAAATTTATTGAATTGAATTTTATTGAAGAACTTAGAAAGACAATGGAGGTAGAATAATGCAAAGCATTGGAATAAAAGGAATTGGATATTATGTACCAGAAAATGTATTTACAAATTTTGATTTTGAAAAAATTATAGATACAAGTGATGAATGGATAAGAACAAGAACTGGTATAGTAGAAAGAAGATTTGCTTCAAAAGATCAAGCAACTTCAGATTTAGCTCGTGAAGCAGCTTTAAAAGCAATAGAAAATGCTAAAATTAAAAAAGAAGATGTAGATATGATAATACTTGCTACAACTACACCTGATTATATAGCACAGGGAGCAGCTTGTATAGTACAAAATAAATTAGGATTAACAACTATACCTTGTTTTGACTTAAATGCAGCTTGTACAGGTTTTATATATGGTTTAGAAGTTGCATATTCATTAGTTAAATCAGGATTATATAAAAATGTACTTGTAATAGGAGCTGAAACTTTATCAAGAATAATAGATATGCAAAATAGAAATACTTGTGTACTATTTGGAGATGGAGCAGCAGCAGC includes the following:
- a CDS encoding beta-ketoacyl-ACP synthase III: MQSIGIKGIGYYVPENVFTNFDFEKIIDTSDEWIRTRTGIVERRFASKDQATSDLAREAALKAIENAKIKKEDVDMIILATTTPDYIAQGAACIVQNKLGLTTIPCFDLNAACTGFIYGLEVAYSLVKSGLYKNVLVIGAETLSRIIDMQNRNTCVLFGDGAAAAIVGQVEEGYGFLGLSIGAEGEDDMILKVPAGGSKKPNDEETIKNRENFVIMKGQDVFKFAVSTLPKVTLDALEKAKLDVNDLSMVFPHQANLRIIESAAKRMKFPLEKFYMNLSRYGNTSSASVGIALGEAIEKGLVKKGDNIALTGFGGGLTYGSAIIKWAY